The following is a genomic window from Deltaproteobacteria bacterium.
CCTGGCATATTTCCGACACCCAGTGCGGGCTGCTTGTATCGGCTGTCTACTGGTCCATACTCCTTTTTTCCTTCCCCGTTTCCATCCTCATCGACCGGTGGAGCCGCAAAAAGACCATCGGCCTGATGGCGATTTTTTGGAGTATCGCCACCCTTCTCTGCGTCTTTACCAGAAACTTCAGACAGCTGTTCACCGCCCGTATTGCCATCGGTACCGGTGAGGCCGGCTATGCACCGGGTGGCGCCGCCCTGATTTCCGCCCTCTACCCCAGCCGAAAGAGGGCCAGGATGCTGGGAATATGGAATGCCGCCATACCGCTGGGAAGCGCTATCGGTATCGCCGCAGGCGGCATCATCGCCGAAAAGCTGGGATGGCGCCATGCCTTCGGCATCGTGGCCCTTCCCGGCCTGATCCTGGCCCTGCTTTTTTTTCGGGTCAGGGATTACAAGACCGTCCGCCTGAACCCTCCAGGGAGCGGGGACCCCGATGCCCGTTCAGGTCGTACCAGCGTTGCGTCCTTCACCATCCGGACCTTTCTCAAACCGTCCCTGGTCTTCAACAATCTGGCATTTGCCGCCAATGTATTCGTCACCACCGCCCTGATGAGCTGGCTGCCCACCTATTTCCACCGTCTCGAAGGCATTCCCATGAGCCACGCCGGGCCCAAAAGCGGGCTGGTGATGTTCATGGCGATCATCGGGGCACCTTTGGGAGGCTATCTGGCAGACCGGTGGACAGAGCGATTCCAGCGGGGCAGAATGCTTTTTCCGGCGCTTTCTTCGATCGTTTCGGCGCTCATCCTTACGATCGCCTTTAGCGGTCTTGCCGGAAATTCGCAGTACGTCGTCCTTTTGCTGTCCGGTGTCACCCTGATCATGTTCGTCCCTTCGGGTGTGGCCGTGACC
Proteins encoded in this region:
- a CDS encoding MFS transporter, translated to MKNAGNARFAFTLLFLLYMFDYIDRMVIVSLFPFLKEAWHISDTQCGLLVSAVYWSILLFSFPVSILIDRWSRKKTIGLMAIFWSIATLLCVFTRNFRQLFTARIAIGTGEAGYAPGGAALISALYPSRKRARMLGIWNAAIPLGSAIGIAAGGIIAEKLGWRHAFGIVALPGLILALLFFRVRDYKTVRLNPPGSGDPDARSGRTSVASFTIRTFLKPSLVFNNLAFAANVFVTTALMSWLPTYFHRLEGIPMSHAGPKSGLVMFMAIIGAPLGGYLADRWTERFQRGRMLFPALSSIVSALILTIAFSGLAGNSQYVVLLLSGVTLIMFVPSGVAVTQDVVHPGLRAISLSINIVIQHTLGSPLGPLFVGAMSDGYSLETAFKFLPLFALAAGLLFLAGSFFYSRDLSTIASVEIEME